The Juglans regia cultivar Chandler chromosome 2, Walnut 2.0, whole genome shotgun sequence genome includes a window with the following:
- the LOC108984331 gene encoding GDSL esterase/lipase At5g55050-like: MVNSNIVLLLINFLLIFLSSFTFSDAQLAPAVYILGDSLVDVGNNNYLKDSIVKANFLPHGVDFPGMKPTGRFCNGKNIADFIAERIGLPSPPPYLSLVSRPDKINNATSLLTGGNFASGAAGVLNTTGLALYKELIALPTQVDYFATVSEELKQKLGPSGAKKLFAKSIFVIVTATNDMLYYVASPDPSGKYNTQQQRIDFVLDALKEQLRRLYDYGARKFVVTGVPALGCCPFQRAWDGGECNEVVNSMIVTFNECLEPMLRKLKSEVKNMSYTYCDSYGILQDLIQNAKLHGFDEFKAACCGQGNYRGKLTCFRTSPYCSNRSDHLFWDPFHPTEAAQRILVDNIFDGPSKYTFPLSVKQLIAL, encoded by the exons ATGGTTAATTCCAATATTGTTTTGCTACTGATCAATTTCCTCCTCATATTTCTGTCGAGCTTCACTTTCTCGGATGCTCAGTTGGCCCCGGCCGTATATATATTGGGAGATTCTCTAGTAGACGTGGGCAACAACAACTACCTGAAGGATTCAATTGTCAAAGCAAATTTCCTCCCGCACGGAGTCGACTTTCCCGGCATGAAACCTACCGGGAGGTTTTGCAACGGCAAGAATATTGCAGACTTCATTG CTGAGAGAATTGGCTTGCCTTCTCCACCACCATATCTCTCCTTGGTATCCAGGCCTGACAAAATCAACAACGCGACGTCGTTGCTAACTGGTGGAAACTTCGCCTCCGGAGCTGCTGGCGTCCTTAACACCACAGGATTGGCACTTTAT AAAGAGTTAATAGCTTTGCCGACACAAGTAGACTACTTTGCAACGGTATCTGAAGAGTTGAAGCAAAAGCTAGGACCCTCTGGTGCGAAGAAGCTTTTTGCTAAATCTATCTTCGTGATTGTGACTGCAACCAACGATATGCTCTATTACGTGGCGAGTCCTGATCCCAGCGGCAAGTACAACACCCAACAGCAGCGCATAGATTTTGTACTTGATGCACTAAAAGAACAATTAAGG CGTCTATACGATTACGGTGCACGTAAGTTTGTGGTTACGGGGGTCCCCGCACTCGGGTGCTGCCCGTTTCAGAGGGCTTGGGACGGAGGAGAATGCAACGAAGTAGTGAACTCCATGATTGTAACGTTCAATGAATGCCTTGAGCCGATGTTGCGGAAATTGAAATCAGAAGTCAAGAATATGAGCTACACTTACTGCGATTCGTACGGTATCTTGCAAGACTTAATCCAGAACGCAAAACTTCATG GATTTGATGAGTTTAAAGCTGCATGTTGTGGACAAGGGAACTATCGTGGTAAACTTACTTGCTTCCGAACTTCGCCCTATTGTTCCAACAGAAGCGACCACCTCTTCTGGGACCCATTCCATCCTACAGAGGCCGCTCAGCGCATCCTTGTGGACAACATTTTTGACGGTCCTTCAAAATACACATTTCCGTTGAGTGTGAAGCAGCTAATTGCTTTGTAG
- the LOC108984341 gene encoding GDSL esterase/lipase At5g55050-like produces MANSNVLLLNILHMILLWRLNFSEAQLVPAVFIFGDSIADVGNNNYLKNTIAKANFTPNGIDFPGMTPTGRFCNGKNIADFIAERAGLPSSPPYLSLVSRSGEINNATSFLTGANFASAAAGILNSTGTIFGEVIPLSTQIDYFATVSKELKQQLGPSAAQKFFAKSIIVIETGNNDVIFSALLPDPSGKNNTPQQLVDLVPAILEEQLRRLYDYGARKFVVMGASAVGCCPFLRAWDEGGECNEVLNSLSITYNEGVEPMLRKLKSEIKDMSYTYCDSYGVLQHLIQNAKLYGFEEIKAACCGQGNYRGKLTCFETSPHCSNRSDYLFWDPFHPTEAAQRILVDIIFDGPSKYTFPLSLRQLIAL; encoded by the exons ATGGCTAATTCCAATGTTTTGTTACTCAATATCCTCCACATGATCCTTCTCTGGAGATTGAATTTCTCGGAGGCTCAGTTGGTCCCGGCCGTATTTATATTTGGAGATTCTATAGCAGACGTGGGCAACAACAACTACCTGAAGAATACAATTGCCAAAGCAAATTTCACCCCCAACGGAATCGACTTTCCTGGCATGACACCTACCGGGAGGTTTTGCAACGGCAAGAATATTGCAGACTTCATtg CTGAGAGAGCGGGGTTGCCTTCTTCACCACCATATCTCTCCTTGGTATCCAGGTCTGGCGAGATCAACAACGCGACGTCGTTCCTAACTGGTGCAAACTTCGCCTCCGCAGCTGCTGGAATCCTTAACAGTACAGGAACAATTTTT GGAGAGGTAATACCTTTGTCGACACAAATAGACTATTTTGCAACTGTATCTAAAGAGTTGAAGCAACAGTTGGGACCCTCTGCTGCGCAGAAGTTCTTTGCTAAATCTATCATTGTGATTGAGACTGGAAACAACGATGTCATCTTTTCCGCGCTTCTTCCTGATCCCAGCGGCAAGAACAACACCCCACAGCAGCTCGTGGATTTGGTACCTGCTATACTAGAAGAACAATTAAgg CGTCTATACGATTACGGTGCACGTAAGTTTGTGGTTATGGGGGCCTCTGCAGTCGGGTGCTGCCCCTTTTTGAGGGCTTGGGACGAAGGAGGAGAATGCAATGAAGTATTGAACTCCCTGAGTATAACGTACAATGAAGGCGTTGAGCCGATGTTGCGGAAATTGAAATCAGAAATCAAGGATATGAGCTACACTTACTGCGATTCGTACGGTGTCTTGCAACACTTAATCCAGAACGCAAAACTTTATG GATTTGAAGAGATTAAAGCTGCATGTTGTGGACAAGGGAACTATCGTGGTAAACTTACTTGCTTCGAAACTTCGCCCCATTGCTCCAACAGAAGCGACTACCTCTTCTGGGACCCATTCCATCCTACAGAGGCCGCTCAGCGCATCCTTGTAGACATCATTTTTGACGGTCCTTCAAAATACACATTTCCATTGAGTTTGAGGCAGCTAATTGCTTTGTAG